One window of the Trifolium pratense cultivar HEN17-A07 linkage group LG2, ARS_RC_1.1, whole genome shotgun sequence genome contains the following:
- the LOC123907911 gene encoding vacuolar cation/proton exchanger 5-like — translation MAVMGLLFPAVLHATQTESEYGKSQLSLSRFTSCIMLVAYASYIVFQVKNLNNLQVPVDEDKSFNEDTSNDEEAPEISMWESMIWISILTGGISILSEYLVNTIEGASKEFEMPVSFLSVILLPVIGNAAEHVGAVMFAVKDKLDISLGVAVGSSIQISMFVIPFCVVAGWMIDCPMDLNFQPFETTSLFMSVIIVAFMLQNRTSNYFKGMVLILCYLIVSASFFEHIDPMSVEDNPSTAG, via the exons ATGGCGGTAATGGGACTGTTATTTCCAGCAGTTCTTCATGCTACACAAACAGAATCTGAATATGGGAAATCTCAGTTATCTCTTTCAAGATTTACGAGTTGCATTATGCTTGTGGCGTATGCTTCCTATATAGTGTTTCAAGTGAAGAATCTGAATAATTTACAAGTTCCAGTTGATGAG GACAAGAGTTTCAATGAAGATACATCAAATGATGAAGAAGCTCCTGAGATTTCAATGTGGGAATCAATGATATGGATTTCAATCTTAACAGGAGGTATATCTATCCTGTCAGAATACTTGGTTAACACCATAGAG GGGGCATCAAAAGAGTTTGAAATGCCTGTGTCATTTCTTAGTGTTATTCTTCTTCCAGTAATTGGAAACGCTGCAGAACATGTTGGAGCTGTTATGTTTGCTGTCAAAGACAAACTT GACATATCGCTGGGCGTGGCCGTAGGATCTTCAATACAAATATCAATGTTTGTG ATTCCATTTTGTGTGGTTGCTGGATGGATGATCGATTGTCCTATGGACTTGAATTTTCAGCCTTTCGAGACAACTTCACTTTTCATGTCAGTTATCATAGTCGCCTTCATGTTGCAA AATAGAACTTCAAACTACTTCAAAGGGATGGTGCTCATTCTTTGCTATTTGATAGTTTCTGCAAGTTTTTTTGAACACATTGATCCTATGTCAGTTG AAGATAATCCCTCAACTGCTGGTTAG
- the LOC123907913 gene encoding chromatin-remodeling complex subunit ies6-like — METEVIEAELVLPNYLSFKRIQMYDKYPKGQSRGRHWKHLKQIIQAENYQNYPPDEPNYVNIESPPSMHPCKRICDITGYEAPYYDPKTNLRYANTDVFKMIRALPNDNVQRYLSLRNAAVVLK, encoded by the exons ATGGAGACAGAGGTAATTGAAGCAGAGTTAGTGTTACCTAACTATCTTAGTTTTAAGAGAATTCAAATGTATGATAAATACCCTAAAGGTCAATCACGTGGTAGACACTGGAAACATCTTAAGCAGATTATTCAAGCTGAGAATTACCAGAATTACCCTCCTGATGAACCAAATT ATGTGAATATTGAGTCACCTCCTTCTATGCATCCCTGCAAGAGAATTTGCGATATTACAGGCTACGAG GCACCTTACTATGATCCTAAGACTAATCTCCGGTACGCGAATACTGATGTTTTCAAGATGATCAGAGCACTTCCTAATGATAATGTGCAAAGATACCTATCTCTGAGGAATGCAGCAGTTGTTCTTAAGTAG